The Gemmatimonadales bacterium sequence CACCGCGCTCCGAGGCGCCGTCCGGAGGAGGGCCTCGACGGCCGGCTCCCGCAGCAGCCGGTCCACCGAGGGAAGCTGGCGCCGGGCGTCGGTCACTTGGGTTTCTTGCGGGGAGACCCGCGCTTGGTGCTGTCGCCCGGCGGGCGCAGCGAGTCCGCCGCGCCAGGCTTGGGCACCGTAAGCGTGGCGTGGGCCGAGCCGGGGACACCGGTCACGTTCCTCAGCTTGATGATTTCGACGTTGTACTTCGCATCCGGCTTCCAGGGCTGTGCCACCCGGACGACCAGGTTGTCGAACAGCGCCGGCCGGGTGGTGAGAGGAGCCGCCGCGGCTGCCTGGCCGCGGAGCTGCCCCGCCACTCGCTCCAATTGCCGTCGGCCGGCCCGGCCACGCTCGGTGGTGTCGCCCGGCGGGGGCCGGGGCGCCGTGGTATCGGCCCGGAGCGTATCGCGTCGGGTGGTGTCGCGCCCGGTCGTGTCACGGCCGGTGCGCTGAGGGGCGTGCAGCGAGTCATCCAGCCGCTGGGGGAGCAAGGAGACGACGCGCACCGGCGTCGAATCCGGCAGCAGCCGGACCCGCACGTGACTAGTGTCGAACCGCTGGCGGGGATCGAGCATCTCGGTGAACTCGAGCACCGCGGACAGGCTGTCCCGGATGGTGCTGCTGCGGATCCGCGGGGGGGTCGTGTCGTGCACGAAGGCCCACAGCTCACCCACAGCCGACGTGCCGCGCTTCACCAGGACGCTGTCGAACGCCTCTCGGCCGTCGGCCCGCAGGTTGTGGTTTTCGTCCAGCACGCCGCGCACCACATACATTCCGTCCGGCACCGGCCCCAGCGTGAACTTCCCACCCGAATCGGTGAGCGCCCGGTACGGCAGACTGTCGGGCATGAGGATCGCTTCCACCAGGGCCGCGGCAGCTGGTCGCGCCGAGCTCCAGTCGACCACCATGCCGTCGAGCTTGGCGGTGGGCAGCGGGGGGCCGGTGCTGAAGGTGATGACCCGTCCGGTCTTGCTCCGGTTGCGGTGGAGATCGGTGACGCCGGGGAGCAGCTCGACCCGGTAGACCCGGTCGCGCCGCCAGCCCTCCGCGGGGTGCACGGTGATCCGGTCGCGGCGCCATTCAACTTTCGGCACCAGCGTAGTCGGCGAGAGAATGACCAGCCGCTCCAGGTCCCCGGTGCCGGTACCCAGATTGGGGGAGCTGCCCTCGGAGATCACCTCATCGAAACGAAACTCGACGCTTCCCTTGAAGTCCGGCAGCAGGGCGAACGAGTCCGGCCGGGTGGTCACCAGCTGCGGAGGCGTGGGATCCGGTGGGCCGCCCGGGGGCGGCTCGATCTTGGCGCAGCCCGCCAGCAGGATCGCCGCGCCTGCCAGGCGCCTCACGAGCATCCCAGACGCTCGCGCTTGCGGACGAGCACGTCGCATTGCTCCTTCCACGCCGCGAGCTTCTGCCGCTCCTTCTCGACGATGTCACTCGGTGCACGGGTCACGAACTGCGGGTTGCCCAGCTTGCCTTCCTGCGCGCGGAGCAGGTTGGAGAGACGCTCCACCTCCGAGCCCAGCCTGCCGCACTCGCGGCCGACGTCGATCGCATCTCCCAGCGGGACGAACACCGAGGTGCCATCCGACAGCACCGCGTTCCCGCCTACCCGCTCGCTGCTTTCCCCGAACGCGAGCTCGGAGACTTTGGCCAGGCGCAGGATTGTGGCCCGCTCATGCGAGAGTCCGACGTGGGCGTCTCCACCGTTCCGGCTGACGACGGCGCGCACCGCCTGGCCGGGCTGCACCCCGTATTCCGCCCGGATCCCGCGGATTGCGCCGACGACCTCCTGCACCAGCCCGAACTCGGCCAGCGCGTCAGGATCCGACGCCCGCGCATCCGGCCGGGGCCAGGGGCTCACCGAGATGGACGCCCCGGCCGGCCGGCCGGGAAACCGCCGCCAGAGCGCCTCGGTGATGAACGGCATCACCGGGTGCAGCAGTCGGAGCGCCACGTCGAACGTCTGCGTCGCCACCGCACGCGCCACGTCGCCGCCAGGCAGATCGCCATAGAGTCGAGGCTTGATCTGCTCGATGTACCAGTCCGCGAGATCGCTCCAGAGAAAGCGGTACGCGGCCGCGGCGCCCTCGTTCAAGCGGAAGCGCTCGAGTGCATCGGTGGTCTCCCGCACCGCGGCGTCGCAGCGTGCGATGATCCAGCGGTCGGCCAGGGTCAGCTCGTCGCGCCGCACCACGTTGCGGCCGGAGCCGGCCAGGGGCCGTACCGGACCGTCCAGATTGGAGAGGATGAACCGGCCGGCGTTCCACAGCTTGTTGGCGAAGTTCCGGCCGGGGGCGAAGGAGGCCTCCAGGTCGTCGGGATCGAGGATCACGTCGGTGCCGACCGACATGCCGGAGACCAGCGAGTAGCGCAGCGCGTCTGCGCCGTAGCGCTCCACCACCTCTAGCGGATCGATCCCGTTGCCCAGCGACTTGGACATCTTCCGGTGTTGGGTGTCGCGGACGGTGCCGTGCAGATAGATGTGGGTATAGGGCACCTCGCCCATCACGTGGAGCCCCGACATGATCATCCGCGCCACCCAGAAGAAGAGGATCTCCGGAGCCGACACCAGAGTGTGGCCGGGATAGTAGGTGGCGAGGTCCTGGGTTTGCTCCGGCCAGCCGAGGCTGGAGAACGGCACCAGCCAGGATGAGAACCAGGTGTCGAGCACGTCCGGATCCTGCCGGACCGGGCCGAGGCAGGCGGGACAGACCTCCAGATCGGTGCGGCTCACGCTGGTGCGCTCGCACCCCTCGCGCTGGCAGTACCAGACCGGAATACGGTGGCCCCACCAGAGCTGGCGCGAGATGCACCAGTCGCGGATCCCCTCCAGCCACTGGACGTAGTCGTCGCCCCGGCGCTCGGGAATGAATTGCAGCGTGCCGTTCCGGTGTGCCTCCAGCGCGGGCCGGGCGAGCGGCTCCATCCTGACGAACCACTGGTCCGAGAGCCGGGGCTCCACTACAGTGTCGCACCGATAGCAGTGCCCCACCGCATGCCGGTGATCTTCGACTCGCTCGAGTAGGCCCGCGGCCTCGAACTCTTCCACCACCCGTCGGCGGGCCTCGTATCGGTCGAGCCCCTGGAACCGCTCCGGCGCGGCCAGGCTGATGCGAGCTTCCGGCGTGAGCACGTCGATGGCCGGCAGGTCGTGACGGCGGCCGATCTCGAAGTCGGCCGGGTCGTGGGCCGGCGTCACCTTGACTGCGCCGGACCCGAAGGCCGGGTCCACCGCCGCATCCGCCACGACGGGGATGAGGCGGTCCACCACCGGGAGCCGGAGCTCCCGCCCCACAAAGTGGCGGTAGCGCTCGTCGTCCGGATGGACTGCCACCCCGCTGTCGCCCAACATCGTCTCGGGTCGGGTGGTGGCCACGGTGAGGTGCCCGCTGCCATCGGCCAGCGGATAGCGCAGATGCCAGAGCTTTCCGTCGACCTCCGCCTTCTCCGCCTCTTCATTGGAGAGTGCGGTCAGGCACCGGGGACACCAGTTGATGATGTAATGGCCCCGATAGACCAGGCCTTCCTCGTACAGGCTCACGAAGGTCTCCCGCACCGCGCGGGAGAGTCCCTCGTCGAGAGTGAAGTAGGTTCGCGACCAGTCCGCCGAGCACCCGATCGCCTTGAGCTGGTCGAGGATGGCGGCGCCGGTGTCGCGCACGTGGGCCCAGACCCGGTCGACGAACGCCTCGCGCCCCAGCTCGAAGCGGGTCAGGCCCTCCTTGGCCAGCAGCCGCTCGACCACGTTCTGGGTGGCGATGCCGGCGTGGTCGGTGCCCGGCAGCCAGAGCGCCCGACGCCCGCGCATCCGCTCGAAGCGAATGAGGACGTCCTGCACGGTGTTGTTGAGCCCGTGACCCATGTGCAGCGCCGCCGTGACATTGGGCGGCGGCATCATGACCACGTACGGCTCCCCGGTGGCCCCGTGCGCGGCCGCTCCCTCGGGCGAGAACACCCCTCGCTCCTGCCACCAGGCGTAGAGCGCGGACTCGATGAGGGACGGATTGTATTGGGGAGCGAGCGGCTCTGTCATGCGCTCTGATCGGTGGCGCGACGCTTCGGGACGTGGCCCTGGTCGTCCTCGCCGCGAACCAGGATGCTGTTGATCACCCGCTCGATGCCGGGCGCGGCGAGCGCCACCCGGCCCGCGAGGGAGCGGGCGGCACGGTTGGGCACCCAGCCGCGGACCTCCACCACGCCGCGCGCCACGGGGGCCGCCACCAGGCTCAGGTTCCCCAGTCGGGGCTCCTCCCGGAGCGCCGCTTCCACGGCTCGAACCGAGGCGGAGGTCGTCGGCCGGGCGTCCGCTCCCTCCCGGAGCCGCTGGGCCGCGCCCCGGACCCGGCCGCTGCTCACCCCG is a genomic window containing:
- a CDS encoding valine--tRNA ligase; the protein is MTEPLAPQYNPSLIESALYAWWQERGVFSPEGAAAHGATGEPYVVMMPPPNVTAALHMGHGLNNTVQDVLIRFERMRGRRALWLPGTDHAGIATQNVVERLLAKEGLTRFELGREAFVDRVWAHVRDTGAAILDQLKAIGCSADWSRTYFTLDEGLSRAVRETFVSLYEEGLVYRGHYIINWCPRCLTALSNEEAEKAEVDGKLWHLRYPLADGSGHLTVATTRPETMLGDSGVAVHPDDERYRHFVGRELRLPVVDRLIPVVADAAVDPAFGSGAVKVTPAHDPADFEIGRRHDLPAIDVLTPEARISLAAPERFQGLDRYEARRRVVEEFEAAGLLERVEDHRHAVGHCYRCDTVVEPRLSDQWFVRMEPLARPALEAHRNGTLQFIPERRGDDYVQWLEGIRDWCISRQLWWGHRIPVWYCQREGCERTSVSRTDLEVCPACLGPVRQDPDVLDTWFSSWLVPFSSLGWPEQTQDLATYYPGHTLVSAPEILFFWVARMIMSGLHVMGEVPYTHIYLHGTVRDTQHRKMSKSLGNGIDPLEVVERYGADALRYSLVSGMSVGTDVILDPDDLEASFAPGRNFANKLWNAGRFILSNLDGPVRPLAGSGRNVVRRDELTLADRWIIARCDAAVRETTDALERFRLNEGAAAAYRFLWSDLADWYIEQIKPRLYGDLPGGDVARAVATQTFDVALRLLHPVMPFITEALWRRFPGRPAGASISVSPWPRPDARASDPDALAEFGLVQEVVGAIRGIRAEYGVQPGQAVRAVVSRNGGDAHVGLSHERATILRLAKVSELAFGESSERVGGNAVLSDGTSVFVPLGDAIDVGRECGRLGSEVERLSNLLRAQEGKLGNPQFVTRAPSDIVEKERQKLAAWKEQCDVLVRKRERLGCS
- a CDS encoding BON domain-containing protein; its protein translation is MRHDNRLSGSEIFMWTTFGMGAGLVAGFALSEWMGGVSSGRVRGAAQRLREGADARPTTSASVRAVEAALREEPRLGNLSLVAAPVARGVVEVRGWVPNRAARSLAGRVALAAPGIERVINSILVRGEDDQGHVPKRRATDQSA
- a CDS encoding carboxypeptidase-like regulatory domain-containing protein yields the protein MRRLAGAAILLAGCAKIEPPPGGPPDPTPPQLVTTRPDSFALLPDFKGSVEFRFDEVISEGSSPNLGTGTGDLERLVILSPTTLVPKVEWRRDRITVHPAEGWRRDRVYRVELLPGVTDLHRNRSKTGRVITFSTGPPLPTAKLDGMVVDWSSARPAAAALVEAILMPDSLPYRALTDSGGKFTLGPVPDGMYVVRGVLDENHNLRADGREAFDSVLVKRGTSAVGELWAFVHDTTPPRIRSSTIRDSLSAVLEFTEMLDPRQRFDTSHVRVRLLPDSTPVRVVSLLPQRLDDSLHAPQRTGRDTTGRDTTRRDTLRADTTAPRPPPGDTTERGRAGRRQLERVAGQLRGQAAAAAPLTTRPALFDNLVVRVAQPWKPDAKYNVEIIKLRNVTGVPGSAHATLTVPKPGAADSLRPPGDSTKRGSPRKKPK